The Populus trichocarpa isolate Nisqually-1 chromosome 11, P.trichocarpa_v4.1, whole genome shotgun sequence genome has a segment encoding these proteins:
- the LOC18102992 gene encoding wings apart-like protein 2 isoform X2, which translates to MIVRTYGRRNRDGGSLTSTYSDSLDDDVADHNYSFSDSFSLSQETTQSNQDFFSHNFPFSSQESTSYSLDLDPYNFDDNPIPNGVVPRKSKKPRRSKSKSERNGIGNSNLLTSSTTLMEAQEFGEMMEHVDEVNFALDGLKKGQPLRIKRASLLSLLGICGTQQQRRLLRAQGMAKTIIDAILGLSFDDSTSNLAAAALFYVLTSDGQDEHILESPTCIRFLIKLLKPIISTATEDKTRNIGSKLLALRKDSDILRDTSKLADSSSTAIAAKVQEILVNCKDMKSHSGDDSRTERPELTPKWIALLSMEKACLSKISFEDTSGMVRKTGGGFKEKLREHGGLDAVFEVTMNCHSVIERWTKHNSSSIQDTKDDMRHLSLVLLLKCLKIMENATFLSTDNQTHLLGMRGNSDSHGHRLSFTKIIISIIKILSSLHLLKSSPAASIDGNHCSLSERSDNASDLALIDDDRVDSNGVICISSSTDCCNEERTSSGKRLNVSQNSIARLSLSASSSETATRFMKNTCQLKMRVPSMPSSCSETLRSYDSNRSRTKFGLVEKTNCTKDACSDLLDDSQDPYAFDEDDFQPSKWDLLSGKRKISRTHNGRVTPKEVENGCQYKLVSQEESSNGGNGLHKSSNREHHDSQKSSYCNVPDEEHSSLLADCLLTAIKVLMNLTNDNPIGCQQIAACGGLETMSSLIAGHFPLFSSSISFFGEMQEDSSSIPLENQNDIHLTDQELDLLVAILGLLVNLVEKDGDNRSRLAATSISLSSSEGSEDESRKDVIPLLCSIFLANQGAGDAAGEGNIVSWNDEAAVLQGEKEAEKMIVEAYSALLLAFLSTESKSIHDSIADCLPNHNLAILVPVLERFVAFHLTLNMISPETHKAVSEVIESCRIR; encoded by the exons ATGATCGTGAGAACGTACGGTCGGCGAAACAGAGACGGAGGAAGCCTAACGAGTACCTATTCAGATTCATTAGACGACGACGTAGCTGACCATAATTACTCCTTCAGCgactccttttctctctctcaagaaACTACCCAATCTAATCAAGATTTCTTCAGCCATAacttccctttctcttctcaagAATCCACCTCTTATTCTCTCGATCTCGATCCCTACAATTTCGACGACAATCCCATCCCTAACGGCGTCGTCCCAAGAAAATCGAAGAAGCCGAGGCGTAGTAAGTCAAAATCTGAGAGAAACGGTATTGGGAATTCTAATCTTTTGACTAGCTCGACGACGTTAATGGAGGCTCAAGAATTTGGGGAAATGATGGAGCATGTTGACGAGGTTAATTTTGCACTTGATGGGTTAAAGAAAGGACAGCCTTTGAGAATTAAGAGAGCTAGTTTGTTGTCTTTGTTAGGGATTTGTGGGACTCAACAACAGAGACGGCTTTTGAGGGCTCAAGG GATGGCCAAGACAATAATTGATGCTATTCTGGGCCTCAGCTTTGATGACTCAACAAGCAATCTGGCTGCTGCTGCACTCTTCTATGTTTTGACGAGTGAT GGTCAAGATGAACACATTTTAGAGTCACCAACTTGCATTCgttttcttattaaattgttaaaacccATCATTTCTACTGCCACTGAAGATAAGACTCGAAATATAGGCAGTAAGCTTTTAGCATTACGCAAGGATTCTGACATCTTACGAGATACAAGTAAGCTGGCAGATTCTAGCTCTACTGCCATTGCTGCCAAAGTTCAGGAAATTCTTGTTAATTGCAAGGACATGAAGTCACATTCCGGTGATGATAGTAGAACGGAGAGGCCAGAATTGACTCCAAAATGGATTGCATTGTTGTCCATGGAGAAAGCTTGTTTATCTAAGATATCTTTTGAAG ATACATCTGGCATGGTAAGGAAGACAGGGGGGGGCTTTAAGGAAAAGTTACGAGAGCATGGAGGACTTGATGCTGTCTTTGAGGTCACCATGAACTGTCACTCTGTTATAGAG AGGTGGACAAAACATAATTCATCTTCCATTCAGGATACAAAAGATGACATGCGTCACTTGAGCCTGGTGCTGCTTCTGAAATGCTTGAAAATTATGGAAAATGCTACATTTTTGAGTACCGATAATCAG ACTCATCTGCTTGGAATGAGGGGGAACTCAGATTCTCATGGGCATCGGCTATCTTTTACTAAAATCATAATAAGCATCATAAAAATTCTATCCA GTCTTCATCTACTTAAGAGTTCTCCTGCTGCTTCCATTGATGGAAACCATTGTAGTCTTTCTGAAAGGAGTGATAATGCTTCTGATTTGGCCTTGATTGACGATGACAGAG TAGACAGCAATGGGGTTATTTGTATCAGTTCTTCTACAGATTGCTGCAATGAAGAGAGGACCTCCTCTGGGAAACGCTTAAATGTATCTCAGAATTCCATTGCTCGGTTGAGTCTTTCTGCCTCCAGTTCTGAAACTGCCACACGATTTATGAAAAATACTTGTCAACTGAAGATGAGAGTCCCTTCCATGCCCAGTTCATGTAGTGAGACATTAAGGAGTTATGATAGTAATAGGTCAAGGACCAAATTTGGTCTTGTTGAAAAAACTAATTGTACAAAAGATGCCTGCAGTGACTTGTTAGATGATAGCCAAGATCCTTATGCATTTGATGAAGATGATTTTCAGCCCTCGAAGTGGGACTTGCTATCTGGGAAACGAAAAATCTCTCGAACTCATAATGGTAGGGTAACCCCCAAAGAAGTTGAAAATGGGTGTCAATATAAGCTAGTGAGTCAGGAAGAATCAAGTAATGGTGGAAATGGCCTACACAAATCAAGTAACAGGGAACATCATGATTCACAGAAAAGCTCTTATTGCAATGTTCCTGATGAAGAACATTCCAGCCTTTTGGCAGACTGTCTTCTCACTGCTATCAAG GTTCTAATGAATTTAACAAATGACAATCCTATTGGCTGTCAACAAATTGCTGCTTGTGGAGGACTGGAGACTATGTCTTCATTGATTGCCGGCCACTTCCCTTTGTTCAGTTCATCTATATCTTTCTTTGGTGAGATGCAAGAGGACAGTTCAAGCATTCCACTAGAAAATCAGAATGATATTCATCTTACTGATCAAGAGTTGGATTTGCTTGTTGCTATATTGGGCCTACTTGTGAACTTGGTAGAAAAGGACGGGGATAACAG ATCAAGGCTTGCTGCAACAAGTATTTCGCTGTCAAGCTCAGAAGGGTCAGAAGATGAGAGTCGCAAGGATGTAATTCCACTACTGTGCTCCATCTTTCTAGCCAACCAAGGTGCAGGTGATGCAGCTGGAGAAGGAAACATCGTGTCTTGG AATGATGAGGCAGCTGTATTACAAGGAGAGAAGGAAGCAGAGAAGATGATTGTTGAAGCTTATTCAGCACTGCTACTTGCATTCCTATCAACTGAAAG CAAGAGCATACATGATTCCATTGCTGATTGCCTCCCGAATCACAACCTGGCTATCCTTGTTCCTGTGTTGGAGAGATTTGTG GCATTTCACTTGACATTAAACATGATATCACCAGAGACTCATAAAGCTGTGAGCGAAGTGATCGAATCATGTAGAATCCGATGA
- the LOC18102992 gene encoding wings apart-like protein 2 isoform X1: protein MIVRTYGRRNRDGGSLTSTYSDSLDDDVADHNYSFSDSFSLSQETTQSNQDFFSHNFPFSSQESTSYSLDLDPYNFDDNPIPNGVVPRKSKKPRRSKSKSERNGIGNSNLLTSSTTLMEAQEFGEMMEHVDEVNFALDGLKKGQPLRIKRASLLSLLGICGTQQQRRLLRAQGMAKTIIDAILGLSFDDSTSNLAAAALFYVLTSDGQDEHILESPTCIRFLIKLLKPIISTATEDKTRNIGSKLLALRKDSDILRDTSKLADSSSTAIAAKVQEILVNCKDMKSHSGDDSRTERPELTPKWIALLSMEKACLSKISFEDTSGMVRKTGGGFKEKLREHGGLDAVFEVTMNCHSVIERWTKHNSSSIQDTKDDMRHLSLVLLLKCLKIMENATFLSTDNQTHLLGMRGNSDSHGHRLSFTKIIISIIKILSSLHLLKSSPAASIDGNHCSLSERSDNASDLALIDDDRAVDSNGVICISSSTDCCNEERTSSGKRLNVSQNSIARLSLSASSSETATRFMKNTCQLKMRVPSMPSSCSETLRSYDSNRSRTKFGLVEKTNCTKDACSDLLDDSQDPYAFDEDDFQPSKWDLLSGKRKISRTHNGRVTPKEVENGCQYKLVSQEESSNGGNGLHKSSNREHHDSQKSSYCNVPDEEHSSLLADCLLTAIKVLMNLTNDNPIGCQQIAACGGLETMSSLIAGHFPLFSSSISFFGEMQEDSSSIPLENQNDIHLTDQELDLLVAILGLLVNLVEKDGDNRSRLAATSISLSSSEGSEDESRKDVIPLLCSIFLANQGAGDAAGEGNIVSWNDEAAVLQGEKEAEKMIVEAYSALLLAFLSTESKSIHDSIADCLPNHNLAILVPVLERFVAFHLTLNMISPETHKAVSEVIESCRIR from the exons ATGATCGTGAGAACGTACGGTCGGCGAAACAGAGACGGAGGAAGCCTAACGAGTACCTATTCAGATTCATTAGACGACGACGTAGCTGACCATAATTACTCCTTCAGCgactccttttctctctctcaagaaACTACCCAATCTAATCAAGATTTCTTCAGCCATAacttccctttctcttctcaagAATCCACCTCTTATTCTCTCGATCTCGATCCCTACAATTTCGACGACAATCCCATCCCTAACGGCGTCGTCCCAAGAAAATCGAAGAAGCCGAGGCGTAGTAAGTCAAAATCTGAGAGAAACGGTATTGGGAATTCTAATCTTTTGACTAGCTCGACGACGTTAATGGAGGCTCAAGAATTTGGGGAAATGATGGAGCATGTTGACGAGGTTAATTTTGCACTTGATGGGTTAAAGAAAGGACAGCCTTTGAGAATTAAGAGAGCTAGTTTGTTGTCTTTGTTAGGGATTTGTGGGACTCAACAACAGAGACGGCTTTTGAGGGCTCAAGG GATGGCCAAGACAATAATTGATGCTATTCTGGGCCTCAGCTTTGATGACTCAACAAGCAATCTGGCTGCTGCTGCACTCTTCTATGTTTTGACGAGTGAT GGTCAAGATGAACACATTTTAGAGTCACCAACTTGCATTCgttttcttattaaattgttaaaacccATCATTTCTACTGCCACTGAAGATAAGACTCGAAATATAGGCAGTAAGCTTTTAGCATTACGCAAGGATTCTGACATCTTACGAGATACAAGTAAGCTGGCAGATTCTAGCTCTACTGCCATTGCTGCCAAAGTTCAGGAAATTCTTGTTAATTGCAAGGACATGAAGTCACATTCCGGTGATGATAGTAGAACGGAGAGGCCAGAATTGACTCCAAAATGGATTGCATTGTTGTCCATGGAGAAAGCTTGTTTATCTAAGATATCTTTTGAAG ATACATCTGGCATGGTAAGGAAGACAGGGGGGGGCTTTAAGGAAAAGTTACGAGAGCATGGAGGACTTGATGCTGTCTTTGAGGTCACCATGAACTGTCACTCTGTTATAGAG AGGTGGACAAAACATAATTCATCTTCCATTCAGGATACAAAAGATGACATGCGTCACTTGAGCCTGGTGCTGCTTCTGAAATGCTTGAAAATTATGGAAAATGCTACATTTTTGAGTACCGATAATCAG ACTCATCTGCTTGGAATGAGGGGGAACTCAGATTCTCATGGGCATCGGCTATCTTTTACTAAAATCATAATAAGCATCATAAAAATTCTATCCA GTCTTCATCTACTTAAGAGTTCTCCTGCTGCTTCCATTGATGGAAACCATTGTAGTCTTTCTGAAAGGAGTGATAATGCTTCTGATTTGGCCTTGATTGACGATGACAGAG CAGTAGACAGCAATGGGGTTATTTGTATCAGTTCTTCTACAGATTGCTGCAATGAAGAGAGGACCTCCTCTGGGAAACGCTTAAATGTATCTCAGAATTCCATTGCTCGGTTGAGTCTTTCTGCCTCCAGTTCTGAAACTGCCACACGATTTATGAAAAATACTTGTCAACTGAAGATGAGAGTCCCTTCCATGCCCAGTTCATGTAGTGAGACATTAAGGAGTTATGATAGTAATAGGTCAAGGACCAAATTTGGTCTTGTTGAAAAAACTAATTGTACAAAAGATGCCTGCAGTGACTTGTTAGATGATAGCCAAGATCCTTATGCATTTGATGAAGATGATTTTCAGCCCTCGAAGTGGGACTTGCTATCTGGGAAACGAAAAATCTCTCGAACTCATAATGGTAGGGTAACCCCCAAAGAAGTTGAAAATGGGTGTCAATATAAGCTAGTGAGTCAGGAAGAATCAAGTAATGGTGGAAATGGCCTACACAAATCAAGTAACAGGGAACATCATGATTCACAGAAAAGCTCTTATTGCAATGTTCCTGATGAAGAACATTCCAGCCTTTTGGCAGACTGTCTTCTCACTGCTATCAAG GTTCTAATGAATTTAACAAATGACAATCCTATTGGCTGTCAACAAATTGCTGCTTGTGGAGGACTGGAGACTATGTCTTCATTGATTGCCGGCCACTTCCCTTTGTTCAGTTCATCTATATCTTTCTTTGGTGAGATGCAAGAGGACAGTTCAAGCATTCCACTAGAAAATCAGAATGATATTCATCTTACTGATCAAGAGTTGGATTTGCTTGTTGCTATATTGGGCCTACTTGTGAACTTGGTAGAAAAGGACGGGGATAACAG ATCAAGGCTTGCTGCAACAAGTATTTCGCTGTCAAGCTCAGAAGGGTCAGAAGATGAGAGTCGCAAGGATGTAATTCCACTACTGTGCTCCATCTTTCTAGCCAACCAAGGTGCAGGTGATGCAGCTGGAGAAGGAAACATCGTGTCTTGG AATGATGAGGCAGCTGTATTACAAGGAGAGAAGGAAGCAGAGAAGATGATTGTTGAAGCTTATTCAGCACTGCTACTTGCATTCCTATCAACTGAAAG CAAGAGCATACATGATTCCATTGCTGATTGCCTCCCGAATCACAACCTGGCTATCCTTGTTCCTGTGTTGGAGAGATTTGTG GCATTTCACTTGACATTAAACATGATATCACCAGAGACTCATAAAGCTGTGAGCGAAGTGATCGAATCATGTAGAATCCGATGA